A single window of uncultured Methanospirillum sp. DNA harbors:
- a CDS encoding PocR ligand-binding domain-containing protein — protein MITVLTVDDEPTLLEVGRLFLERMSDITVETASSGKEALSLLESHPYDAIISDYDMPEMNGIELLHEVRSRFSDLPFILFTGKGRESVAIDALNAGADFYLQKGGDPRSQYVELASNVRQAVRRKLAEDAIKHKIISLTSPESDTGSLTFYDVFSLDDIQEIQDAFSSATGVASIITELDGTPITKPSNFCHLCYNIIRKTEKGQKNCYISDAVLGRYHPEGPVISPCLSGGLWDAGTSISIGTRHVANWLIGQVLDEQADYDRMLLYADEIGADRNEFSEALAEVPKMSKKQFQKVSETLFVIASQLSLQGLQNVQQAREISRRERVESDLRAAYEQIAGAEEELREQLDEIRQANLYAHQQEQQYRTLFMHMSEGHAIRELITDGGVVTDYRFIDVNPAFEQLVGKHRDQIVGVTGSEVFHMAPPPFLDIFTKVSETGTPVVSVIEHPGLHRELRISVFRPYKGVVGTIFSEL, from the coding sequence ATGATAACCGTTCTCACTGTTGATGACGAGCCGACCCTTCTCGAGGTTGGCAGGCTCTTTCTTGAGCGGATGAGTGATATCACGGTTGAGACCGCCTCCAGCGGAAAAGAAGCCCTTTCCCTCCTTGAGAGCCATCCGTACGATGCCATCATCTCTGACTATGATATGCCTGAGATGAACGGCATAGAACTCCTTCATGAAGTACGGTCACGCTTCAGTGATCTACCGTTCATTCTCTTCACAGGAAAGGGTCGTGAATCCGTTGCGATTGATGCCCTGAATGCAGGAGCTGACTTTTATCTGCAGAAAGGTGGTGATCCGAGATCCCAGTACGTTGAGCTGGCATCCAATGTCAGGCAGGCGGTCAGGCGAAAACTCGCAGAGGACGCGATAAAACACAAGATCATCTCACTCACAAGTCCTGAGTCAGATACCGGGTCACTCACATTTTATGATGTCTTCAGCCTCGATGATATCCAGGAGATCCAGGACGCCTTCTCATCAGCAACCGGGGTTGCATCAATCATCACCGAACTGGATGGCACACCGATCACAAAGCCGAGTAACTTCTGCCACCTCTGTTACAATATCATCAGGAAGACAGAGAAAGGGCAGAAGAACTGTTACATCTCTGATGCAGTGCTTGGGAGGTATCATCCCGAAGGGCCGGTGATCTCCCCGTGCCTCTCAGGCGGACTCTGGGATGCAGGGACAAGCATCAGCATCGGAACGAGACACGTGGCTAACTGGCTCATCGGTCAGGTCCTTGACGAGCAGGCTGACTATGACCGGATGCTTCTCTATGCAGACGAGATAGGAGCAGACAGAAACGAGTTTTCCGAGGCACTTGCTGAAGTTCCGAAGATGAGCAAAAAGCAGTTTCAGAAGGTCTCGGAAACTCTCTTTGTCATCGCAAGCCAGTTATCACTCCAGGGTCTGCAGAATGTGCAACAGGCACGTGAGATCTCAAGGAGGGAGCGGGTCGAATCTGACCTTCGGGCTGCCTATGAACAGATCGCAGGTGCGGAAGAGGAACTGAGAGAGCAGCTCGATGAGATACGTCAGGCAAATCTGTATGCACATCAGCAGGAGCAGCAGTACAGAACCCTCTTCATGCATATGAGTGAGGGGCATGCCATCAGGGAGTTGATCACCGATGGGGGAGTAGTGACCGACTACCGGTTTATCGATGTCAATCCTGCATTTGAACAGTTGGTAGGGAAACACCGCGATCAGATCGTGGGGGTGACCGGGTCTGAAGTCTTTCACATGGCACCCCCTCCGTTTCTCGATATCTTCACAAAAGTATCCGAAACGGGCACACCGGTGGTAAGTGTGATAGAACACCCGGGCCTTCACCGTGAACTCAGGATCTCGGTATTCAGGCCGTACAAAGGCGTAGTTGGCACAATTTTTTCGGAACTCTAG
- a CDS encoding transporter substrate-binding domain-containing protein codes for MNHSDPVGKTGRYSYPGPILLLGMVIFGFITAAIVMQAIPSSGPMDAITGYSPVNLTPEEQVWIADHPEIRVCPDQNYPPFEQITKSEDYQGISADLLREVAKNTGLKISVSHEKDWESCIAKIKNGSVDVLGAVYVSSLRNDYLIYSEPYYRSLLPIITRLDTRTDMTLEEFAGKRVASVGEYTTTLLLREKYPDITIVPVPDVRSGLMAVSLGSADAYFGDLAASTYYVDSEGISNLHVAGSYMPESPDEFSYAFGVRKDAPELVSIINKGIRAIPPEKRDEIFRRWISPTLTKNLIDPALILLSIGIVAALLLVTGGVILWNRALTHVVSEKTCDLERELTEHKKTADTLLITRFTVDHSHAMFLWIDSRMTIRDFNETFCQETGYSREEIRDLHLSALHSHLTDTKVNELFARVRKEGRIKIETDIRIKSGAGMPVEIMLWYFTFEGNEWFCAEMQNITERNRYEAERENAITQIQRNLAELSLLNDGIRNPLTVILGATEMYGNEGIPLIEEQVRRIDAMINQLDQRWNESEKIFSYLKKHYGVTVKEPENSDGNQQDN; via the coding sequence ATGAACCATTCAGATCCTGTCGGTAAAACAGGGAGATATTCGTATCCCGGCCCGATCCTCCTACTCGGCATGGTCATTTTTGGGTTCATTACCGCTGCAATTGTGATGCAGGCCATCCCGTCTTCAGGGCCCATGGATGCCATCACCGGATACAGCCCGGTAAATCTCACACCAGAGGAGCAAGTATGGATTGCAGACCATCCCGAGATCCGGGTATGCCCTGATCAGAACTATCCACCGTTCGAACAGATCACAAAGTCCGAGGACTACCAGGGGATATCTGCAGATCTTCTCCGAGAAGTTGCAAAAAATACCGGGCTTAAAATCAGTGTTTCACATGAAAAGGACTGGGAGTCCTGTATCGCAAAGATCAAAAACGGGAGCGTGGATGTCCTTGGAGCGGTGTATGTCTCCAGCCTCAGGAACGATTACCTGATCTATTCTGAACCGTATTATCGCTCACTTCTTCCGATCATCACCAGATTAGACACCCGGACTGACATGACCCTTGAGGAGTTTGCAGGAAAGAGGGTTGCTTCAGTCGGAGAATACACGACAACCCTGCTCCTCAGAGAGAAGTACCCTGACATCACCATTGTTCCGGTGCCTGATGTTCGATCCGGGCTGATGGCGGTATCACTCGGATCTGCAGATGCATACTTCGGAGATCTTGCCGCATCGACCTACTACGTTGATTCTGAAGGGATCAGCAACCTTCATGTGGCAGGTTCGTACATGCCGGAGAGCCCTGATGAGTTCTCATACGCCTTCGGAGTAAGAAAAGATGCCCCAGAACTGGTCAGTATTATAAACAAGGGGATCAGGGCGATACCACCGGAGAAGCGTGACGAGATCTTCAGACGGTGGATATCCCCTACACTTACGAAAAATCTGATAGATCCAGCACTTATCCTGCTATCCATCGGGATAGTTGCTGCCCTCCTTCTGGTAACCGGTGGTGTGATCCTCTGGAACCGTGCCCTCACCCATGTCGTCAGTGAGAAGACCTGCGACCTTGAGAGAGAACTCACCGAGCACAAGAAGACTGCCGACACGCTACTTATCACCCGGTTCACCGTTGATCACAGCCATGCCATGTTCCTCTGGATAGATAGCCGGATGACCATCCGTGACTTCAACGAGACCTTCTGCCAGGAGACAGGTTACTCACGGGAAGAGATCAGGGATCTGCACCTGTCAGCACTGCACTCGCACCTGACTGACACCAAAGTCAACGAACTCTTTGCCCGTGTCAGGAAGGAGGGGAGAATCAAAATTGAGACTGATATCAGGATCAAATCCGGAGCCGGGATGCCGGTTGAGATCATGCTCTGGTACTTCACCTTTGAAGGCAACGAGTGGTTCTGTGCAGAGATGCAGAATATCACCGAGAGAAACCGGTATGAAGCCGAACGTGAGAACGCAATCACACAGATTCAACGCAACCTTGCTGAACTCTCGCTTCTGAATGACGGGATTAGAAATCCACTCACCGTAATCCTCGGGGCCACCGAGATGTACGGCAATGAAGGGATACCGTTGATAGAAGAGCAGGTCAGAAGAATTGATGCGATGATCAATCAGCTTGATCAGCGGTGGAATGAGTCTGAGAAGATCTTTAGTTACCTGAAGAAGCATTATGGCGTCACGGTAAAAGAGCCCGAGAATAGTGATGGGAATCAACAGGACAACTAA
- a CDS encoding ATP-binding protein, producing MRSACYEVGLGGMNLTETIDPGLEVYEDPIIRKVFTTLIENAARHGEKITSISAFTRREEDSLLIVFEDDGAGVSEWEKNMIFEHGYGKHTGIGLFLAREILAITGLSIRENGTPGNGARFEIIVPVGKFRFS from the coding sequence GTGCGATCTGCATGTTATGAGGTCGGGCTCGGAGGTATGAACCTGACCGAGACGATAGATCCCGGCCTTGAGGTGTATGAAGATCCGATCATCAGAAAGGTCTTCACCACTCTTATCGAGAATGCCGCCCGTCATGGAGAGAAGATAACTTCAATATCGGCCTTCACCAGGAGAGAGGAAGACTCACTGCTTATCGTGTTTGAGGATGACGGGGCAGGAGTTTCAGAATGGGAGAAGAACATGATCTTTGAGCATGGATATGGCAAGCACACCGGGATAGGCCTCTTCCTTGCACGGGAGATCCTTGCGATCACCGGACTGTCCATCAGGGAGAACGGGACACCAGGGAACGGTGCCAGGTTTGAGATCATCGTGCCGGTAGGAAAGTTCCGGTTCTCCTGA
- a CDS encoding PAS domain S-box protein, protein MGRDITTGKLAVETASYLGKILDDSLNEIYQFDAESYRFIEVNRGARENLGYSMEELSRITPLDIKPEFTREKFEHLIKPLIDGRSEKTRFSTVHLRKDGTTYPVEVHLQIMKMQDRRIFVAIIQDITSRKRVESALIEAEERFRVLFRQSPIPYQSLDKDGRFLDVNDAWLNILGYSYHEVVGHWFGDFLIPEQQALFRERFPLFKDAGEVHGIEFRMRKKNDGSILVSFDGNIGTNPDGSFRQTHCVFRDITKDREAELSLIDREERLNLAIHGGDLGTWDWDIPSGRIAVNDRRATMIGYEPHEIVPHYDSWKVLAHPDDLPGVMQALWDAVEGKTPQFEYRYRLKGKTGEWVWVLDKGKVITRDVDGFPLREAGTHLDITGIHLVREQLRGMNQYHRGLLEASIDSFVTINEEGKMTDVNAATEKLTGCNRDDLIGTDFSDYFTDPKKARKGSRVAFEKGMIRDYPLEVRHRDGTITPVLYNASVYHDPEGRVAGIFALARDVTSIRKTEAALKASEAFLNAVLDSLQDVIGIQKTDHRIIKYNQAGYELLHKTPKEVIGKRCYELLGRDTPCEDCATNKALISKKMEQTERFIPELGIWMDCRSKPVLDDKGKVAFIVEQLIDITHRKQAEEAVREANQKLRLLTGLTRHDILNQLSALQAFHDLILQTTDPEVIHTRIRQAQDACDRIEEIIVLPASMRISGPSPAGGSR, encoded by the coding sequence GTGGGTCGGGACATCACCACGGGGAAACTGGCAGTAGAGACGGCATCCTACCTCGGCAAAATCCTTGATGACTCGCTGAACGAGATCTACCAGTTTGATGCAGAGTCATACCGTTTCATCGAGGTCAACAGGGGAGCCAGGGAGAACCTGGGATACAGCATGGAGGAACTCTCCAGGATCACCCCCCTTGATATCAAGCCCGAATTTACCAGAGAGAAGTTTGAACACCTGATAAAACCGCTCATTGATGGAAGATCTGAGAAGACCAGATTTTCCACCGTCCACCTGCGAAAAGACGGGACAACATACCCGGTAGAAGTGCATCTCCAGATTATGAAGATGCAGGATCGCCGCATCTTTGTTGCGATCATCCAGGATATTACCAGTAGAAAACGGGTTGAGTCGGCTCTGATAGAGGCTGAAGAACGGTTTCGTGTCCTCTTCCGCCAGTCCCCAATCCCGTACCAGTCACTAGACAAAGACGGGAGATTCCTTGATGTCAATGATGCCTGGCTCAACATACTCGGGTACTCATACCACGAGGTTGTCGGGCACTGGTTCGGTGACTTCCTGATTCCTGAACAACAGGCACTTTTCAGAGAGAGGTTTCCACTATTCAAGGATGCCGGAGAGGTCCATGGGATCGAGTTCAGGATGAGAAAGAAGAACGACGGATCGATACTTGTCTCGTTTGACGGCAACATCGGAACGAATCCGGATGGGTCCTTCAGACAGACCCATTGTGTATTCAGGGATATCACCAAAGACCGGGAGGCAGAGTTATCGCTCATCGATCGTGAGGAACGGCTCAACCTGGCAATCCATGGGGGAGATCTCGGAACCTGGGACTGGGACATCCCATCAGGCAGGATAGCAGTCAATGACCGGAGGGCAACCATGATCGGGTATGAACCTCATGAGATCGTGCCGCACTATGACTCATGGAAGGTACTTGCTCACCCTGATGATCTGCCCGGGGTGATGCAAGCATTATGGGATGCAGTTGAGGGAAAGACACCGCAGTTTGAGTACCGGTACCGGCTCAAAGGAAAGACCGGTGAGTGGGTATGGGTTCTCGATAAAGGGAAGGTCATCACCAGGGATGTTGACGGATTTCCACTCCGGGAGGCAGGGACTCACCTGGATATCACCGGCATCCACCTTGTCCGCGAACAACTTCGGGGAATGAACCAGTACCACCGGGGACTTCTTGAGGCCAGCATCGACTCGTTTGTCACCATCAACGAGGAGGGCAAGATGACCGACGTGAATGCGGCCACAGAGAAACTGACCGGCTGCAACAGGGATGACCTGATAGGAACAGACTTCTCAGACTACTTCACTGATCCCAAAAAAGCCAGGAAGGGGAGCAGGGTCGCCTTTGAGAAGGGGATGATCAGGGATTATCCCCTTGAGGTTCGGCATCGGGACGGGACCATCACCCCGGTCCTGTACAACGCCTCTGTGTATCACGATCCAGAAGGCAGGGTTGCAGGAATATTTGCCCTTGCACGTGACGTCACCAGTATCAGAAAGACAGAGGCTGCATTGAAGGCATCAGAGGCATTTCTGAATGCAGTGCTCGATTCACTCCAGGATGTCATCGGGATCCAGAAGACTGATCACCGGATCATCAAGTACAACCAGGCAGGATATGAACTCCTTCATAAAACACCGAAGGAGGTTATAGGAAAGCGATGCTATGAACTTCTCGGACGCGACACTCCCTGTGAGGACTGTGCGACAAATAAAGCCCTGATCTCAAAGAAGATGGAACAGACCGAGCGGTTCATTCCTGAACTTGGGATCTGGATGGACTGCAGATCAAAGCCGGTCCTTGATGATAAGGGAAAGGTTGCCTTCATCGTTGAGCAGCTGATAGATATCACACATCGCAAACAGGCTGAAGAGGCGGTGAGAGAGGCGAACCAGAAACTCAGGCTTCTCACCGGGCTAACCAGGCACGATATCCTCAACCAGCTCAGTGCCCTGCAGGCGTTTCACGATCTCATCCTGCAGACAACAGACCCTGAAGTCATCCACACCCGCATCAGACAGGCCCAGGATGCATGCGACAGAATTGAGGAGATCATCGTTTTACCCGCGAGTATGAGAATTTCGGGACCGTCTCCAGCGGGTGGAAGCAGATAA
- a CDS encoding response regulator, with translation MHLRSSDIKPLFMTDPIHLLYIDDEPLLLDIGRHYLERDGTFRVTGLPSVREALAALEDGSFDAVVSDYMMPGMNGIDLLKEIRGRGLSIPFILFTGRGREEVVIEAFDNGADFYVQKGGEPRSQFVELSHKIIQAVHRREAEKKLRESEERYRNVVEDQTEFICRTKPDRTIIFVNEAFCRYYGVTRDEVTGKRFIPPIFDADR, from the coding sequence ATGCACCTGCGGTCATCTGATATCAAACCATTATTCATGACAGATCCCATTCATCTCCTCTATATCGACGATGAGCCTTTGCTGCTCGATATTGGCAGGCACTACCTTGAGCGAGACGGAACGTTCAGGGTGACCGGCCTGCCCTCTGTAAGGGAGGCACTCGCTGCATTAGAAGATGGATCATTCGATGCAGTGGTGTCAGATTACATGATGCCTGGCATGAACGGGATCGACCTGTTGAAAGAGATCAGAGGCCGTGGCCTTTCCATCCCGTTCATCCTCTTCACCGGGAGAGGGAGGGAAGAGGTCGTTATTGAGGCGTTCGATAACGGGGCCGACTTTTACGTGCAGAAAGGGGGAGAGCCCAGATCACAGTTTGTCGAACTCAGCCACAAGATAATCCAGGCTGTCCATCGAAGAGAGGCAGAGAAAAAACTTCGTGAGAGTGAGGAACGGTACCGGAATGTTGTTGAGGATCAGACTGAGTTCATCTGCCGTACGAAACCAGACAGAACCATCATCTTTGTAAACGAGGCATTTTGCCGCTACTATGGGGTAACACGGGATGAGGTCACCGGAAAGAGGTTCATCCCCCCGATCTTTGATGCAGACAGGTAG
- a CDS encoding flavodoxin family protein, translated as MTLSKKYVVAFNASPRKDGNTATLIRYALNKIEEQGIRTELVHIGGKQIHGCIACMKCFENQDRHCALAKDLVNDCIDRMVQADGIIIGSPTYFSDITPEAKALIDRAGFVAIANGGLFSRKVGAGIAAVRRAGAVAALDSINHLFGICDMFTAGSTYWNLGIGFEPGDVEKDAEGIKTMERLGENMAWFITRVQD; from the coding sequence ATGACACTGAGCAAGAAATATGTTGTAGCTTTTAATGCAAGCCCGCGAAAAGACGGAAACACTGCAACGCTGATCAGATATGCCCTGAATAAGATAGAAGAGCAGGGTATCAGAACAGAACTCGTACACATCGGTGGTAAACAGATCCACGGATGTATCGCCTGTATGAAGTGCTTTGAGAACCAGGACAGACATTGTGCCCTGGCAAAGGATCTGGTGAACGACTGTATCGACAGAATGGTGCAGGCAGACGGGATCATCATCGGGTCACCAACGTACTTCTCGGACATCACCCCGGAAGCAAAAGCGCTCATCGACAGGGCAGGATTCGTTGCAATCGCCAACGGCGGACTCTTCTCCCGTAAAGTTGGTGCTGGTATTGCAGCGGTCAGACGGGCAGGAGCGGTTGCTGCCCTCGACTCCATCAACCATCTCTTTGGGATCTGTGACATGTTCACAGCCGGTTCCACATACTGGAACCTGGGAATCGGATTTGAGCCAGGAGATGTGGAGAAGGATGCTGAGGGGATTAAGACCATGGAACGCCTTGGTGAGAACATGGCCTGGTTCATCACACGGGTGCAGGACTGA